A window of Vidua chalybeata isolate OUT-0048 chromosome 27, bVidCha1 merged haplotype, whole genome shotgun sequence contains these coding sequences:
- the SIN3B gene encoding paired amphipathic helix protein Sin3b isoform X1 produces the protein MAAGGGGGRGAGGGSAPRWGGGGGRAAPHEKLPVHVEDALSYLDQVKIRFGSDPATYNGFLEIMKEFKSQSIDTPGVIRRVSQLFHEHPDLIVGFNAFLPLGYRIEIPKNGKLSIQSPLNSQVPPEPVPSALPGSGLVLHYSQENSHNHSDCSEEFRQQLPYKEDKSQIPLESDSVEFNNAISYVNKIKTRFLDHPEIYRSFLEILHTYQKEQLNTKGRPFRGMSEEEVFTEVANLFRGQEDLLSEFGQFLPEAKRSLFTGNGPCEVNSVQKTEHEKNLEHSKKRSRPLLLRPVSGPAKKKMKLRGTKDLSVATVGKYGTLQEFSFFDKVRRVLKSQEVYENFLRCIALFNQELVSGSELLQLVTPFLGKFPELFAQFKSFLGVKELSFASPLSDRSGDGMSREIDYASCKRIGSSYRALPKTYQQPKCSGRTAICKEVLNDTWVSFPSWSEDSTFVSSKKTPYEEQLHRCEDERFELDVVLETNLATIRVLESVQKKLSRLTQEDQEKFRLDDCLGGTSEVIQRRAIYRIYGDKAPEIIESLKKNPVTAVPVVLKRLKAKEEEWREAQQGFNKIWREQYEKAYLKSLDHQAVNFKQNDTKALRSKSLLNEIESVYDEHQEQHSEGRNSSTNEPHLIFIYEDKQILEDAASLISYYVKRQPTIQKEDQATIRQIVHHFIPELFFSQPPEHNISEESTDEDRENHQGQNLDTPELRKKHVPGPPSSPLETKATFCDVTAAEPHNTLDDVYSLFFVNNNWYFFLRLHQTLCSRLLKIYRQAQKQLLEYRTEKEREKLLCEGRKEKTNDPAMELRLKQPSEVELEEYYPAFLDMVRSLLDGNIDPTQYEDTLREMFTIHAYIGFTMDKLVQNIVRQLHHLVSDDICLKVVELYLNERKRGAAGGNLSSRCVRAAKETSYQWKAERCMADENCFKVMFLQRKGQVIMTIELLDTEETQTEDPVEVQHLANYMEQYVGVEGAPNNQNDGFLLKPVFLQRNLKKFRKWQCKQVRALRSEVKSSWKRLIGVESACNVDCRFKLNTHKMMFIMNSEDYMYRRGALCRAKQVQPVVLLKHHQQFEEWHNRWLEENVSMEAVDMVQDWLMGDEDEEMVPCKTTCETVNIHGVPVNRYRVQYSRRPASP, from the exons AtggcggcggggggcggcggcggccgcggggccggcgggggcAGCGCCCCGCGctggggcggcggcggcggccgggccgcgccgcaCGAGAAACTGCCGGTGCAC GTGGAGGATGCGCTCTCCTACCTGGACCAGGTGAAGATCCGCTTTGGCAGCGACCCTGCCACCTACAACGGCTTCCTGGAGATCATGAAGGAGTTCAAGAGCCAGAG CATTGACACACCTGGAGTCATCCGACGTGTTTCTCAGCTTTTCCATGAGCATCCTGACCTCATTGTAGGATTCAATGCATTTCTTCCTTTGGGCTACAGGATAGAAATTCCAAAGAATGGGAAATTAAGTATACAGTCACCTTTGAATAGTCAG GTGCCCCCAGAGCCCGTTCCCAGTGCACTCCCTGGCAGTGGGCTGGTCTTGCACTACTCCCAGGAGAACTCCCACAACCACAGCGACTGCTCCGAGGAGTTTCGGCAGCAGCTTCCCTACAAAGAAgataaatcccaaattcccttgGAATCTGATTCCGTGGAGTTCAATAATGCCATCAGTTATGTGAATAAGATCAAAACACGTTTCCTTGACCATCCAGAGATTTACAGATCCTTTCTAGAAATTCTTCACACTTACCAG AAAGAGCAGCTGAACACCAAGGGCCGACCCTTCCGGGGCATGTCAGAGGAGGAAGTGTTCACTGAAGTGGCCAATCTGTTCCGGGGACAGGAGGATCTGCTCTCAGAGTTTGGACAGTTCCTCCCAGAGGCAAAAAGGTCTTTG TTCACAGGAAATGGACCGTGTGAAGTGAACAGCGTCCAGAAAACTGAGCATGAGAAGAATCTGGAGCACAGCAAGAAGCGATCCAGGCCGCTGCTGCTGCGTCCTGTTTCTGGCCCAGCAAAG aagaaaatgaagctgcGAGGTACCAAAGATCTGTCAGTCGCAACAGTGGGGAAATATGGGACACTgcaagaattttctttctttgacaaG GTGCGCAGGGTGCTCAAGAGTCAGGAGGTCTATGAAAATTTTCTTCGTTGCATTGCTCTCTTCAACCAGGAGTTGGTCTCTGGCTCTGAGTTGCTCCAGCTTGTTACACCCTTTTTAGG GAAATTCCCAGAACTCTTTGCACAGTTCAAGTCCTTCCTTGGGGTGAAAGagctttcctttgcttctccGCTGAGCGACCGCTCCGGGGATGGAATGAGCCGGGAAATCGATTACGCGTCCTGCAAACGCATCGGATCCAGTTACAGGGCTCTCCCAAAAACCTACCAGCAGCCAAAGTGCAGTGGGAGGACAGCCATTTGCAAGGAG GTGTTAAATGATACCTGGGTTTCGTTTCCATCCTGGTCTGAAGACTCCACTTTTGTCAGCTCCAAGAAGACTccatatgaggagcagctgcaccGCTGCGAGGACGAGCGCTTTGAG CTGGATGTTGTCCTGGAGACCAATTTAGCCACAATCCGTGTGCTGGAGAGTGTGCAGAAAAAACTGTCCCGCCTGACCCAGGAGGACCAGGAGAAGTTTCGCCTGGATGATTGTTTGGGGGGAACCTCAGAAGTGATCCAGCGCCGGGCCATCTATCGCATCTACGGTGACAAAGCACCAGAGATCATCGAGAGTCTGAAGAAAAACCCAGTTACTGCTGTCCCTGTGGTTCTTAAGAG attaaaagcaaaagagGAAGAATGGAGGGAGGCCCAGCAGGGCTTCAACAAGATTTGGAGGGAGCAGTATGAGAAGGCCTATTTGAAATCCCTGGACCACCAGGCTGTCAACTTCAAGCAGAATGACACCAAAGCTCTGCGCTCCAAGAGCTTGCTGAATGAAATTGAGAGTGTCTATGACGAG CATCAGGAGCAGCATTCGGAGGGGAGGAATTCATCCACGAATGAGCCTCATCTTATCTTCATCTATGAGGACAAGCAGATTTTGGAAGATGCAGCATCTCTTATCAGCTATTATGTGAAAAGGCAGCCCACCATCCAAAAGGAGGATCAGGCAACCATCAGGCAGATTGTGCATCACTTCATACCTGAGCTGTTCTTCTCTCAGCCACCTGAACACAACATTTCTGAGGAATCAACAGATGAGGACAGAGAAAACCACCAGGGGCAGAACCTGGATACTCCTGAGCTGCGGAAAAAACACGTGCCTGGGCCTCCAAGCAGTCCTTTGGAGACCAAAGCAACCTTCTGTGATGTGACAGCTGCTGAGCCCCACAACACCCTGGATGATGTTTACAGCCTCTTCTTTGTCAATAATAATTGGTATTTCTTCCTGCGCCTTCACCAGACTCTGTGCTCCAGGCTCCTAAAGATTTATCGTCAGGCCCAGAAGCAGCTTCTGGAATATCGGactgagaaagagagagagaagctcCTCTgtgaagggaggaaagaaaaaaccaatGATCCAGCCATGGAGCTAAGACTGAAACAACCAA GTGAGGTGGAGCTGGAGGAGTACTACCCAGCCTTCCTGGACATGGTGAGGAGCCTGCTGGACGGGAACATCGACCCCACGCAGTACGAGGACACCCTGCGGGAGATGTTCACCATCCACGCCTACATCGGCTTCACCATGGACAAGCTGGTGCAGAACATCGTGCGCCag CTTCACCATCTAGTGAGCGATGACATCTGCTTGAAGGTGGTTGAGCTGTACCTGAACGAGAGGAAgcgaggagctgctgggggtaATTTGTCATCCCGCTGTGTCCGGGCAGCAAAGGAGACCAGCTACCAGTGGAAGGCTGAACGGTGCATGGCAGATGAGAACTGCTTCAAG GTCATGTTTCTCCAGAGGAAAGGACAGGTGATCATGACCATTGAGCTGCTGGATACAGAAGAAACCCAGACAGAAGATCCTGTGGAGGTCCAG CACCTGGCAAACTACATGGAGCAGTACGTTGGGGTGGAAGGAGCTCCCAACAACCAGAATGATGGCTTCCTCCTGAAACCGGTCTTTCTGCAAAG AAACCTGAAGAAGTTTCGCAAGTGGCAGTGCAAGCAGGTGAGGGCCCTGCGCAGCGAGGTCAAGAGCTCCTGGAAGCGGCTGATCGGGGTGGAGAGCGCCTGCAACGTCGACTGCCGCTTCAAGCTCAACACCCACAAGATGATGTTCATCATGAACTCCGAGGATTACATGTACAGGAGgggagctctctgcagagccaagCAG GTCCAGCCCGTGGTGCTGCTGAAGCACCACCAGCAGTTCGAGGAGTGGCACAACCGGTGGCTGGAGGAGAACGTGTCCATGGAGGCCGTGGACATGGTTCAAGACTGGCTGATGGGGGATGAGGACGAGGAGATGGTGCCCTGCAAAACCACCTGTGAGACAGTGAACATCCACGGGGTGCCAGTGAACAGATACAGAGTGCAGTACAGCCGCCGTCCTGCTTCACCCTGA
- the F2RL3 gene encoding proteinase-activated receptor 4 codes for MGTLGNRQLLLCCALWGLCLASDYDDYSQNSTSEQASTPEVAPCPRAIPGDQATVNNVTYLLIPEATRAQLGSAVTVRLIPCLYSLVLLLGLPANALALWVLATRAERLASTVFLMNLAAADLLLVSVLPFKISYYFLGNHWPFGEGLCRLTTALFYGNMYCSVLLLTCISVDRYLAVAHPFSSRAFRTPSLAAGTCAAVWLCAAALTLPLTLQRQSYPLLGAGLTLCHDVLPRHEDDGFYFYYFVVLISCAFLLPLLLLALSSGAVLRVLLRGGGRYCHAAKLTALVLISLVVFYAPSNVLLLLHYSSPCSRLHGRLYLSYMVSLALSTFNSCADPFIYYYVSEDFREKVRRRVFRGSKKTTTSLKTSKETLPRSKHSLV; via the exons ATGGGGACCCTTGGgaacaggcagctcctgctctgctgtgccctctGGGGACTCTGCCTGGCCTCGGACTACGATG ATTACTCTCAGAACAGCACCAGCGAGCAGGCCAGCACACCAGAGGTCGCCCCATGTCCCCGAGCCATCCCGGGGGACCAGGCCACGGTCAACAACGTCACCTACCTGCTGATCCCCGAGGCCACCCGCGCCCAGCTGGGCAGCGCCGTCACCGTGCGGCTCATCCCCTGCCTCTACAGCCTGgtgctcctgctggggctgccggCCAACGCGCTGGCCCTCTGGGTGCTGGCCACCAGGGCCGAGCGCCTGGCCTCCACCGTGTTCCTGATGAACCTGGCCGCCGCCGACCTGCTGCTCGTCTCCGTGCTGCCCTTCAAGATCTCCTACTATTTCCTGGGCAACCACTGGCCCTTCGGGGAAGGGCTGTGCCGCCTCACCACGGCTCTCTTCTATGGCAACATGTACTGCTCcgtgctgctgctcacctgcatCAGCGTGGACCGCTACCTGGCCGTGGCTCACCCCTTCTCCTCCCGCGCTTTCCGCACCCCCAGCTTGGCCGCCGGCACCTGTGCCGCGGTCTGGCTCTGCGCCGCTGCCCTGACGCTGCCCCTGACCCTGCAGCGGCAGTCCTACCCCCTGCTCGGGGCAGGCCTCACGCTGTGCCACGATGTCCTGCCCCGGCACGAGGACGACGGCTTCTACTTTTATTATTTCGTGGTGCTGATCTCCTGCGCCTtcctgctgccgctgctgctgctggcgctgAGCTCGGGCGCGGTGCTGCGCGTCCTCCTGCGCGGGGGCGGCCGCTACTGCCACGCCGCCAAGCTCACGGCCCTCGTGCTCATCTCCCTCGTGGTTTTCTACGCCCCCAGCAACGTTCTCCTGCTCCTTCACTactccagcccctgctccaggctgcacGGTCGGCTGTACCTCAGCTACATGGTCAGCCTGGCCCTCAGCACCTTCAACAGCTGCGCTGACCCCTTCATCTACTACTACGTGTCGGAGGATTTCCGGGAGAAGGTGAGGAGGAGAGTCTTCAGGGGcagcaaaaaaaccaccacTTCCCTGAAGACCTCCAAGGAAACGCTGCCCCGCTCCAAGCACTCGCTGGTGTGa
- the SIN3B gene encoding paired amphipathic helix protein Sin3b isoform X2, with the protein MKEFKSQSIDTPGVIRRVSQLFHEHPDLIVGFNAFLPLGYRIEIPKNGKLSIQSPLNSQVPPEPVPSALPGSGLVLHYSQENSHNHSDCSEEFRQQLPYKEDKSQIPLESDSVEFNNAISYVNKIKTRFLDHPEIYRSFLEILHTYQKEQLNTKGRPFRGMSEEEVFTEVANLFRGQEDLLSEFGQFLPEAKRSLFTGNGPCEVNSVQKTEHEKNLEHSKKRSRPLLLRPVSGPAKKKMKLRGTKDLSVATVGKYGTLQEFSFFDKVRRVLKSQEVYENFLRCIALFNQELVSGSELLQLVTPFLGKFPELFAQFKSFLGVKELSFASPLSDRSGDGMSREIDYASCKRIGSSYRALPKTYQQPKCSGRTAICKEVLNDTWVSFPSWSEDSTFVSSKKTPYEEQLHRCEDERFELDVVLETNLATIRVLESVQKKLSRLTQEDQEKFRLDDCLGGTSEVIQRRAIYRIYGDKAPEIIESLKKNPVTAVPVVLKRLKAKEEEWREAQQGFNKIWREQYEKAYLKSLDHQAVNFKQNDTKALRSKSLLNEIESVYDEHQEQHSEGRNSSTNEPHLIFIYEDKQILEDAASLISYYVKRQPTIQKEDQATIRQIVHHFIPELFFSQPPEHNISEESTDEDRENHQGQNLDTPELRKKHVPGPPSSPLETKATFCDVTAAEPHNTLDDVYSLFFVNNNWYFFLRLHQTLCSRLLKIYRQAQKQLLEYRTEKEREKLLCEGRKEKTNDPAMELRLKQPSEVELEEYYPAFLDMVRSLLDGNIDPTQYEDTLREMFTIHAYIGFTMDKLVQNIVRQLHHLVSDDICLKVVELYLNERKRGAAGGNLSSRCVRAAKETSYQWKAERCMADENCFKVMFLQRKGQVIMTIELLDTEETQTEDPVEVQHLANYMEQYVGVEGAPNNQNDGFLLKPVFLQRNLKKFRKWQCKQVRALRSEVKSSWKRLIGVESACNVDCRFKLNTHKMMFIMNSEDYMYRRGALCRAKQVQPVVLLKHHQQFEEWHNRWLEENVSMEAVDMVQDWLMGDEDEEMVPCKTTCETVNIHGVPVNRYRVQYSRRPASP; encoded by the exons ATGAAGGAGTTCAAGAGCCAGAG CATTGACACACCTGGAGTCATCCGACGTGTTTCTCAGCTTTTCCATGAGCATCCTGACCTCATTGTAGGATTCAATGCATTTCTTCCTTTGGGCTACAGGATAGAAATTCCAAAGAATGGGAAATTAAGTATACAGTCACCTTTGAATAGTCAG GTGCCCCCAGAGCCCGTTCCCAGTGCACTCCCTGGCAGTGGGCTGGTCTTGCACTACTCCCAGGAGAACTCCCACAACCACAGCGACTGCTCCGAGGAGTTTCGGCAGCAGCTTCCCTACAAAGAAgataaatcccaaattcccttgGAATCTGATTCCGTGGAGTTCAATAATGCCATCAGTTATGTGAATAAGATCAAAACACGTTTCCTTGACCATCCAGAGATTTACAGATCCTTTCTAGAAATTCTTCACACTTACCAG AAAGAGCAGCTGAACACCAAGGGCCGACCCTTCCGGGGCATGTCAGAGGAGGAAGTGTTCACTGAAGTGGCCAATCTGTTCCGGGGACAGGAGGATCTGCTCTCAGAGTTTGGACAGTTCCTCCCAGAGGCAAAAAGGTCTTTG TTCACAGGAAATGGACCGTGTGAAGTGAACAGCGTCCAGAAAACTGAGCATGAGAAGAATCTGGAGCACAGCAAGAAGCGATCCAGGCCGCTGCTGCTGCGTCCTGTTTCTGGCCCAGCAAAG aagaaaatgaagctgcGAGGTACCAAAGATCTGTCAGTCGCAACAGTGGGGAAATATGGGACACTgcaagaattttctttctttgacaaG GTGCGCAGGGTGCTCAAGAGTCAGGAGGTCTATGAAAATTTTCTTCGTTGCATTGCTCTCTTCAACCAGGAGTTGGTCTCTGGCTCTGAGTTGCTCCAGCTTGTTACACCCTTTTTAGG GAAATTCCCAGAACTCTTTGCACAGTTCAAGTCCTTCCTTGGGGTGAAAGagctttcctttgcttctccGCTGAGCGACCGCTCCGGGGATGGAATGAGCCGGGAAATCGATTACGCGTCCTGCAAACGCATCGGATCCAGTTACAGGGCTCTCCCAAAAACCTACCAGCAGCCAAAGTGCAGTGGGAGGACAGCCATTTGCAAGGAG GTGTTAAATGATACCTGGGTTTCGTTTCCATCCTGGTCTGAAGACTCCACTTTTGTCAGCTCCAAGAAGACTccatatgaggagcagctgcaccGCTGCGAGGACGAGCGCTTTGAG CTGGATGTTGTCCTGGAGACCAATTTAGCCACAATCCGTGTGCTGGAGAGTGTGCAGAAAAAACTGTCCCGCCTGACCCAGGAGGACCAGGAGAAGTTTCGCCTGGATGATTGTTTGGGGGGAACCTCAGAAGTGATCCAGCGCCGGGCCATCTATCGCATCTACGGTGACAAAGCACCAGAGATCATCGAGAGTCTGAAGAAAAACCCAGTTACTGCTGTCCCTGTGGTTCTTAAGAG attaaaagcaaaagagGAAGAATGGAGGGAGGCCCAGCAGGGCTTCAACAAGATTTGGAGGGAGCAGTATGAGAAGGCCTATTTGAAATCCCTGGACCACCAGGCTGTCAACTTCAAGCAGAATGACACCAAAGCTCTGCGCTCCAAGAGCTTGCTGAATGAAATTGAGAGTGTCTATGACGAG CATCAGGAGCAGCATTCGGAGGGGAGGAATTCATCCACGAATGAGCCTCATCTTATCTTCATCTATGAGGACAAGCAGATTTTGGAAGATGCAGCATCTCTTATCAGCTATTATGTGAAAAGGCAGCCCACCATCCAAAAGGAGGATCAGGCAACCATCAGGCAGATTGTGCATCACTTCATACCTGAGCTGTTCTTCTCTCAGCCACCTGAACACAACATTTCTGAGGAATCAACAGATGAGGACAGAGAAAACCACCAGGGGCAGAACCTGGATACTCCTGAGCTGCGGAAAAAACACGTGCCTGGGCCTCCAAGCAGTCCTTTGGAGACCAAAGCAACCTTCTGTGATGTGACAGCTGCTGAGCCCCACAACACCCTGGATGATGTTTACAGCCTCTTCTTTGTCAATAATAATTGGTATTTCTTCCTGCGCCTTCACCAGACTCTGTGCTCCAGGCTCCTAAAGATTTATCGTCAGGCCCAGAAGCAGCTTCTGGAATATCGGactgagaaagagagagagaagctcCTCTgtgaagggaggaaagaaaaaaccaatGATCCAGCCATGGAGCTAAGACTGAAACAACCAA GTGAGGTGGAGCTGGAGGAGTACTACCCAGCCTTCCTGGACATGGTGAGGAGCCTGCTGGACGGGAACATCGACCCCACGCAGTACGAGGACACCCTGCGGGAGATGTTCACCATCCACGCCTACATCGGCTTCACCATGGACAAGCTGGTGCAGAACATCGTGCGCCag CTTCACCATCTAGTGAGCGATGACATCTGCTTGAAGGTGGTTGAGCTGTACCTGAACGAGAGGAAgcgaggagctgctgggggtaATTTGTCATCCCGCTGTGTCCGGGCAGCAAAGGAGACCAGCTACCAGTGGAAGGCTGAACGGTGCATGGCAGATGAGAACTGCTTCAAG GTCATGTTTCTCCAGAGGAAAGGACAGGTGATCATGACCATTGAGCTGCTGGATACAGAAGAAACCCAGACAGAAGATCCTGTGGAGGTCCAG CACCTGGCAAACTACATGGAGCAGTACGTTGGGGTGGAAGGAGCTCCCAACAACCAGAATGATGGCTTCCTCCTGAAACCGGTCTTTCTGCAAAG AAACCTGAAGAAGTTTCGCAAGTGGCAGTGCAAGCAGGTGAGGGCCCTGCGCAGCGAGGTCAAGAGCTCCTGGAAGCGGCTGATCGGGGTGGAGAGCGCCTGCAACGTCGACTGCCGCTTCAAGCTCAACACCCACAAGATGATGTTCATCATGAACTCCGAGGATTACATGTACAGGAGgggagctctctgcagagccaagCAG GTCCAGCCCGTGGTGCTGCTGAAGCACCACCAGCAGTTCGAGGAGTGGCACAACCGGTGGCTGGAGGAGAACGTGTCCATGGAGGCCGTGGACATGGTTCAAGACTGGCTGATGGGGGATGAGGACGAGGAGATGGTGCCCTGCAAAACCACCTGTGAGACAGTGAACATCCACGGGGTGCCAGTGAACAGATACAGAGTGCAGTACAGCCGCCGTCCTGCTTCACCCTGA